The Prochlorococcus marinus XMU1408 region AGGATCAAGCTACAAAAGCACTTATTTTTGATTCTTATTATGACCCTTACAGAGGAGTGATTGTCTATTTCAGAATCATGAGTGGAGGCATAAGTAAAAAAGATAAGATTTTGCTTATGGCTAGTAAAAAAACTTATGAGTTAGATGAAATAGGTGTTATGGCTCCAGATCAAGTAAAAGTAAATGAACTTCATGCAGGGGAAGTAGGGTATTTAGCTGCATCTATCAAAGCAGTTGCTGATGCAAGAGTCGGGGATACTATTACTTTGCAAGACAGACCTGCTAATGAAGCATTGCCGGGGTATACAGAGGCTAAACCCATGGTTTTTTGCGGGTTGTTCCCTACGGATGCAGATCAATATCCAGATCTAAGAGAGGCTCTGGATAAATTGCAGCTTTCAGATGCAGCATTGAAATATGAACCAGAGACAAGTAGTGCAATGGGATTTGGATTCCGTTGTGGATTCTTAGGCTTATTGCATATGGAAATTGTTCAAGAGCGTTTAGAGCGAGAATATGATTTGGATTTAATTGTTACTGCGCCTTCAGTTATTTATAAAGTACAAATGATTGGAGGAGAAGTTTTGATGATCGATAATCCCGCTACACTTCCAGACCCTCAAAAACGTGAGTCTATAGAGGAACCTTACGTCAGAATGGAAATTTATGCACCTAATGATTACAACGGTACTTTGATGGGTCTTTGTCAGGATAGAAGAGGAGACTTTATTGATATGAAGTACATAACGACGGATCGAGTGACTCTTATTTATGAAATACCCCTTGCAGAAGTTGTCACCGACTTCTTTGATCAGATGAAGAGTAGAACTAAAGGATATGCCTCAATGGAATACCATTTAATTGGTTATAGAGAAAATGATTTGGTCAGATTAGACGTTCTAATTAATTCAGAACGAGCAGATCCCTTAACGACAATTGTTCATAAAGTTAATGCTTATGGTGTAGGTAAAGGACTTGTAGAGAAATTAAAGGAACTTATTCCGAAGCAGCAATTTAAGATTCCTTTACAGGCTTCTATTGGGAGTCGGATTATTGCAAGTGAAAGTATTAGCGCTTTACGAAAAGATGTTTTATCGAAATGTTATGGAGGTGATATCTCTAGAAAAAAGAAATTATTGAAGAAACAAGCAAAAGGGAAAAAGCGTATGAAGTCTATGGGGAAAGTGGATGTTCCCCAAGAGGCTTTTATGGCAGTCTTGAAATTAAATAATGATTGATAGATTGTTTTATGTTCATAGCGATTTAGGATGGATTAACTCACTTGAATTATTTCTAAATATTGAGACGTCCTGATCCCCTTTGCCTTTATTAAGGTTTGTCCAAATAAAACCTATTATGATGATTAGTGCAATAGTTATTGAGAGTTCACCGACGGTAAGACCATCATCTTTAAAAATCATCTTGAATAGTATGTTTTGATTTATTTAAGCAATTTTTTTTTTTTATTTCTACCTTTTATAGTTAAATTTAATTGGGCTTTAATTTTTGACATTGAATTTGAGAAGCTTTTTAAAGCGTAAGAATTTGTCGACGCGATTAATGTTTGCCGGTCTAATAATTTTATCTGTATATATAGGCATTTCTTTTTTTATGCCAATATTAATTTCTTTAAAGATCGTTCCTAATGGAGAATTTGGGTTGGGGAATCCAATTTTCTCAGCTCCATCTTTAGATCATTGGTGTGGAACAGATCGATTAGGTAGAGATGTTTGTATTAGAACTTTGGCTGCGAGTGGAGTCGCATTACAAGTTGTTTTTTTTGCCGTATCTCTTGCTGTTTTAGTAGGAATCCCTTTGGGACTTTTGAGTGGCTACATTGGTGGTTTTTTGGACAGGATTTTGGTGCTATTGATGGATACTCTTTATACCATTCCTGTTCTACTTCTCTCGGTTGTTATGGCATTTTTATTGGGGAGAGGTGTGTTAAATGCTTCAATTGCTTTGTGCGTAGTTTATATCCCTCAATATTTTCGACTTGTTAGAAACCAGACTTCACAAGTTAAATCAGAATTGTACATTGAGGCAGCAATCTCAATGGGAGCGTCACCCTTGTGGGTAATAAGAAAATACCTTCTAAAAAATGTTCTTACTTCTGTTCCTGTTGTCTTAACACTTAATGCTGCTGATGCTGTATTAGTTCTTGGGGGATTGGGATTCCTTGGATTAGGTCTCCCCGAGAATGTTC contains the following coding sequences:
- the lepA gene encoding translation elongation factor 4, whose amino-acid sequence is MTNVPISRLRNFCIIAHIDHGKSTLADRLLQDTGTVSSRDMQEQFLDNMDLERERGITIKLQAARMNYKANDGEEYVLNLIDTPGHVDFSYEVSRSLQACEGALLVVDASQGVEAQTLANVYLALENDLEIIPVLNKVDLPGAEPQKIKDEIESIIGLDTSKAISCSAKTGVGIPEILQAVVDRIPSPKDVEDQATKALIFDSYYDPYRGVIVYFRIMSGGISKKDKILLMASKKTYELDEIGVMAPDQVKVNELHAGEVGYLAASIKAVADARVGDTITLQDRPANEALPGYTEAKPMVFCGLFPTDADQYPDLREALDKLQLSDAALKYEPETSSAMGFGFRCGFLGLLHMEIVQERLEREYDLDLIVTAPSVIYKVQMIGGEVLMIDNPATLPDPQKRESIEEPYVRMEIYAPNDYNGTLMGLCQDRRGDFIDMKYITTDRVTLIYEIPLAEVVTDFFDQMKSRTKGYASMEYHLIGYRENDLVRLDVLINSERADPLTTIVHKVNAYGVGKGLVEKLKELIPKQQFKIPLQASIGSRIIASESISALRKDVLSKCYGGDISRKKKLLKKQAKGKKRMKSMGKVDVPQEAFMAVLKLNND
- a CDS encoding ABC transporter permease, whose protein sequence is MFAGLIILSVYIGISFFMPILISLKIVPNGEFGLGNPIFSAPSLDHWCGTDRLGRDVCIRTLAASGVALQVVFFAVSLAVLVGIPLGLLSGYIGGFLDRILVLLMDTLYTIPVLLLSVVMAFLLGRGVLNASIALCVVYIPQYFRLVRNQTSQVKSELYIEAAISMGASPLWVIRKYLLKNVLTSVPVVLTLNAADAVLVLGGLGFLGLGLPENVPEWGSDLNMALVALPTGVWWTAIYPGLAMFVLVLGLSFIGEGLEEFISETGW